The sequence AGAGTAATCGGGCACCTTCTGACAGGCTGCCAAGATACCGACGGATCGCCGGGGAACTGCAGGCTGTCGGGCCCAGCATGAGGAGGTGCAATGACCGATCTGACCAGGCAAGGGCTTGAGCTGTTCGCCGAGCTCATGGGGCCGGAGGCGGCCGAAGCTTTGCGGGCTGGCATGGAGGAGACGGGCTTCGGGGCACCCATAGCCAAGCTTGCGGCTGACTTTGCCTTTGGCAGCGTCTGGGCCCGCGACGGCCTTGAGCGCAAGCAGCGCAGCCTTGTGGTGATTGGCATTCTCATCGCGCAGAGGCAGAGTCAGGAGCTCAAGAACCACATCCGCATCGGGCTGACCAATGGGTTCACCGCCCGAGAAATCCAGGAGGCGACGATCCAGGCGATTCCCTATGTGGGGTTCCCAGCGGTTGCCTCTGCGATCAGCGCGATCGTCGAGGTCCTGCGCGAACGGGGCCTCGACGACGGAGCGAT comes from Novosphingobium ginsenosidimutans and encodes:
- a CDS encoding carboxymuconolactone decarboxylase family protein → MTDLTRQGLELFAELMGPEAAEALRAGMEETGFGAPIAKLAADFAFGSVWARDGLERKQRSLVVIGILIAQRQSQELKNHIRIGLTNGFTAREIQEATIQAIPYVGFPAVASAISAIVEVLRERGLDDGAMTAEDRGLL